In Mustelus asterias chromosome 30, sMusAst1.hap1.1, whole genome shotgun sequence, a genomic segment contains:
- the LOC144481038 gene encoding uncharacterized protein LOC144481038 — MEKPWKCGDCGKGYNAPSELETHRRSHTGERPFSCSDCGKGFTQSSHLQRHQRVHTGERPFTCSQCGKGFTRSSHLLSHKVTHTNERPFKCTDCGSGFKSSRELKSHQRIHTEERPFSCSHCTKMFRTTFHLRKHQRVHTGERPFTCSVCGNGFTQLSILLRHNLIHTNERPFKCSDCGSGFKSSVDLVSHQRIHTEERPFSCSHCTMRFKWSSALRIHQRVHTGERPFACSVCGKGLTRLSNLQKHQQIHK; from the coding sequence atggagaaaccgtggaaatgtggggactgtgggaagggatacaatgccccatcagagctggaaactcatcgacgcagtcacactggagagagaccgttcagctgctctgattgtgggaagggattcactcagtcatcccacctgcagagacaccagcgtgttcacactggggagaggccattcacctgctctcagtgtgggaagggattcactcggtcctcccacctgctgagtcacaaagtcactcacaccaatgagagaccctttaaatgtactgactgtgggagtggatttAAAAGTTCTCGAGAACTGAAGtctcaccagcgcattcacactgaggagagaccgttcagctgctctcactgcacaaagatgtTTAGAACGACATTccacctgcggaaacaccagcgagttcacactggggagaggccgttcacctgctctgtgtgtgggaacgggttcactcagttatccatcctgctgagacacaatctcattcacaccaatgagagaccctttaaatgttctgactgtgggagcggattcaaaagctcagtggatctggtgtcccaccagcgcattcacactgaggagcgaccgttcagctgctctcactgcacaatgagatttaaatggtcatctgcactgcggatacaccagcgagttcacactggggagcggccgttcgcctgctctgtgtgtgggaagggattgactcggttatccaacctgcagaaacaccaacagATTCACAAATGA